From the Desulfosarcina sp. BuS5 genome, one window contains:
- a CDS encoding DUF262 domain-containing protein, with the protein MPRLNITGAEFPIGKVFSDDFAFMIPHYQRPYAWETEQAQELLDDLIDFMGDGDEAINEINPYFLGSVVLIKGDNPDSQIVDGQQRLTTFSILLAAIRSLTSKSFSADLNTFIYEKGNAVKGTPDRYRLILRERDKDFFQKYIQTEGGIEQLREIQQQKLPDAKKNIRDNALLYLQRLSALPKERLQRLAQFIINRCYLIIVSTPDLDSAYRIFSVLNDRGMDLSHTDILKAEIVGKIPENEQEKYTKDWEDIEDMLGRDAFQDLFAHIRMIYRKSKPRESLLKGFREYVNPTANPKHFIDEILYPLADAYYDIINASYQTTRDAEELNILFRWLNRIDNFDWLPPAILFYSIHNANHDDLVKYFTKLERLAAGMMIYRANINQRLERYGRLLTAIENGDNIFSSDSPLELTKEEKQSIINQLNGNIYQIRYVPRYVLLRLDSNLSEGTSYYDYSVISVEHVLPQTPRNNSIWVKWFPTPDEREKYTHRIGNLVLLSHRKNSQARNYDFDKKKEKYFKSRDGISNFALTTQVLQEKEWTEDIIEKRQQDAMQRLTNLWGLK; encoded by the coding sequence ATGCCAAGACTAAACATAACTGGAGCAGAATTTCCAATCGGTAAAGTATTCAGTGATGATTTTGCCTTCATGATACCTCATTATCAGCGCCCTTATGCTTGGGAAACTGAGCAGGCACAAGAGCTGCTTGACGATTTGATTGATTTTATGGGCGATGGAGACGAGGCAATAAATGAAATAAATCCTTATTTTTTGGGAAGCGTGGTCCTCATTAAAGGCGATAATCCTGACTCCCAAATTGTTGATGGTCAACAACGTTTAACGACTTTTTCTATTTTGTTAGCAGCAATCCGTTCTTTAACGTCCAAGAGTTTTTCGGCAGATTTGAATACATTTATTTATGAAAAAGGAAATGCTGTTAAAGGTACACCGGATCGTTATCGTCTTATCCTGCGAGAACGAGATAAAGATTTTTTTCAGAAATACATTCAAACGGAAGGGGGAATAGAACAGTTACGAGAGATCCAACAACAAAAGTTGCCAGATGCAAAGAAAAATATACGAGATAACGCACTCCTTTACTTACAACGGTTAAGTGCACTGCCGAAAGAAAGGCTGCAACGCCTTGCTCAATTTATCATTAATCGTTGTTACCTGATAATCGTTTCAACACCAGATCTTGATTCTGCTTATCGTATTTTTTCAGTATTGAATGATCGAGGTATGGATCTTTCTCATACCGATATTCTTAAAGCTGAAATTGTTGGTAAAATTCCGGAAAATGAGCAGGAAAAATACACAAAAGATTGGGAAGATATTGAAGATATGCTCGGGCGAGATGCTTTTCAAGATTTATTTGCTCATATTCGCATGATTTATAGAAAATCAAAACCACGAGAGAGCCTGTTAAAAGGATTTCGGGAATATGTAAATCCTACAGCCAATCCCAAGCATTTCATTGACGAGATATTATACCCACTAGCAGACGCTTATTATGACATCATTAATGCCTCTTATCAAACTACACGTGATGCTGAAGAATTAAATATTCTTTTCCGTTGGCTTAATCGTATCGATAATTTTGACTGGCTTCCTCCTGCTATTCTATTTTATTCAATTCACAACGCCAATCATGATGATCTCGTGAAATATTTTACAAAACTCGAACGTCTTGCTGCGGGTATGATGATTTATCGGGCTAATATTAATCAACGTTTGGAGCGTTATGGCCGCTTATTAACTGCTATAGAAAATGGAGATAATATATTTTCTTCTGATTCTCCTTTAGAACTTACAAAAGAAGAAAAACAAAGCATTATTAATCAGCTTAATGGTAATATTTATCAAATCCGTTACGTTCCACGCTATGTGCTACTGCGATTAGACTCCAATTTATCCGAAGGTACGTCTTATTATGATTACTCAGTTATATCGGTTGAGCATGTTCTGCCTCAAACGCCAAGAAACAACAGCATTTGGGTAAAATGGTTCCCAACCCCAGATGAAAGGGAGAAATATACGCATCGTATAGGTAATTTGGTCTTACTGTCTCATCGAAAAAATAGTCAGGCTCGTAACTACGACTTTGATAAAAAGAAAGAAAAGTATTTCAAGTCAAGAGATGGAATTTCCAATTTTGCGTTAACCACACAAGTACTCCAAGAAAAAGAATGGACAGAAGATATTATTGAAAAGAGGCAGCAAGATGCCATGCAAAGATTAACCAACTTATGGGGGCTTAAATAG
- a CDS encoding BglII/BstYI family type II restriction endonuclease: MRSKAGKEEVELKPNHNADNIKEVSKNISSKILEMYDVYSYRHAAAILKNSFPNELKEIEQALTKFRITLKDIASPGGNESVIPKQFSEYLRPYNWFETRIQGDLIIQVSEQSEEVLPSGKLKKHKLPEKPAIVLKNYIDGHKIDYVKDRVALDMEWNSKDQTYDRDLYAFRMFHECGVISVAVLITRSEKLNEIFDITPLLKKNGSIDYDKDGNEKLCKQKYGASTTWMGKLLYRLNAGRNGGCPVLVFGINPTVVTDWKK; the protein is encoded by the coding sequence ATGAGATCAAAAGCAGGCAAAGAGGAGGTTGAGCTTAAACCCAATCACAATGCAGATAACATCAAAGAGGTTTCTAAAAATATAAGTTCCAAAATTTTAGAAATGTATGATGTTTATAGCTATAGGCATGCTGCCGCTATTTTAAAAAATTCATTTCCGAATGAACTGAAGGAAATTGAACAAGCTTTAACAAAATTTAGAATAACATTAAAAGATATAGCTTCTCCTGGTGGGAATGAATCTGTCATACCAAAACAATTTTCTGAATATTTACGCCCTTACAATTGGTTTGAGACTCGCATTCAAGGCGATCTGATTATTCAGGTTTCAGAACAAAGTGAAGAGGTTTTACCTTCTGGGAAACTTAAAAAACATAAATTACCTGAAAAGCCTGCTATTGTATTGAAAAACTATATTGATGGCCATAAAATTGATTATGTCAAAGATAGAGTTGCTCTTGACATGGAATGGAATAGTAAAGATCAGACATATGATCGCGATTTATATGCTTTTCGAATGTTTCATGAATGTGGTGTTATTAGCGTAGCTGTTTTAATAACTCGCAGTGAAAAGCTTAATGAAATATTTGATATTACTCCATTGTTAAAAAAGAATGGCAGTATTGACTACGATAAAGATGGAAATGAAAAATTATGTAAACAAAAATATGGAGCAAGTACTACATGGATGGGGAAATTGTTATATCGCTTAAACGCTGGTCGTAATGGAGGTTGTCCTGTTTTGGTATTTGGAATTAATCCAACTGTTGTTACAGATTGGAAGAAATAA
- a CDS encoding acyl-CoA dehydrogenase, which yields MAQLLNDRRDVQFVLHDQLNIESLTKDPRFADLNKKTFDMVISEARTLAVKELVPSSIEGDQEGCTFEAGEVKVPESYHHAYKLIKEGEWIALADDLDVGGQGMPQVVKMAVDELFQGANTCLALAMGLTHGAGKLIEVFGTDEQKKLYLGKIYSGEWAGTMALTEPDAGSEVGAITTTAVKNDDGTYYLTGNKVFISQAEGNLTENIINPVLARIEGAAEGTRGISVFIVPKFLVNEDGSLGERNDYVCTGIEEKIGIHGSSTCSLTFGSKGKCVGFLLGKEHDGIRTMFHMMNEARLFVAIQALGLSSTSFLYALNYARERVQGRRITELRNPDANQVAIVEHPDVRRMLMWMKANVEGLRSLNYYVGLCMDQVGNPDISEEEKTRLGYIIAMLIPVCKAHTTERGCEMCTMGIQVYGGAGACREYPVEQLLRDVQIATIYEGTTGIQGLDFLGRKLGMKKGAAFKSLLDEINKTIAVAKDIPEINGLAVKVEEALGKYQNTVMELVKATASEKVLNAFAQACPILEITGDLCIAWMLLWRASIAAPKLAKILKNLDEDKKKEKVAKHKDAPFYHGQVKTASYFINDILPVACGKMDAVNTLDSAIADMTDSAFGGK from the coding sequence ATGGCACAATTACTGAATGATCGAAGAGATGTCCAATTTGTCCTCCACGATCAGTTGAACATCGAATCATTGACCAAAGATCCCAGGTTCGCAGATCTTAACAAAAAAACCTTTGATATGGTTATTTCCGAGGCCAGGACCCTGGCTGTCAAAGAGCTGGTTCCAAGCTCCATTGAAGGCGATCAGGAGGGATGTACTTTTGAAGCCGGTGAAGTCAAGGTTCCCGAGTCATATCACCATGCTTATAAACTGATAAAAGAAGGCGAATGGATAGCCCTTGCAGACGATCTCGATGTCGGAGGCCAAGGTATGCCCCAGGTCGTTAAAATGGCTGTTGATGAACTTTTTCAGGGCGCCAACACCTGTTTGGCCCTTGCCATGGGCCTTACCCATGGAGCAGGTAAACTCATAGAAGTTTTCGGTACTGATGAACAAAAAAAATTATACCTGGGAAAAATCTATTCAGGCGAATGGGCCGGAACAATGGCCCTGACAGAGCCGGATGCCGGATCTGAGGTAGGTGCAATTACCACTACGGCTGTAAAGAATGACGACGGCACATATTATTTAACCGGCAACAAGGTATTCATCAGCCAGGCCGAGGGTAATCTCACAGAGAATATAATTAACCCGGTTCTGGCGAGAATTGAAGGCGCTGCCGAGGGCACCAGGGGTATATCAGTTTTTATAGTACCTAAATTTCTGGTTAATGAGGATGGTTCTCTGGGTGAAAGAAATGATTACGTTTGCACCGGCATTGAAGAAAAAATCGGGATTCACGGAAGTTCTACCTGCAGCCTGACCTTCGGAAGCAAAGGGAAGTGTGTCGGATTTCTGCTTGGCAAGGAACATGACGGGATCAGAACCATGTTCCATATGATGAATGAAGCACGGCTTTTTGTTGCCATCCAGGCTCTGGGCCTTTCCAGCACTTCGTTTCTTTATGCACTGAACTATGCCCGTGAAAGAGTACAGGGTAGACGCATAACTGAGCTTCGCAACCCGGATGCCAATCAGGTTGCAATTGTTGAACATCCTGACGTGAGAAGGATGCTCATGTGGATGAAAGCCAATGTTGAAGGCCTCAGAAGCCTTAATTATTATGTCGGATTGTGCATGGATCAGGTGGGAAATCCGGATATCAGCGAAGAAGAAAAAACGCGTTTGGGATATATAATCGCAATGCTCATCCCGGTATGTAAAGCCCATACAACCGAGCGCGGGTGTGAAATGTGCACAATGGGTATTCAGGTTTACGGCGGCGCAGGCGCCTGCCGCGAATATCCGGTAGAGCAGCTTCTGCGGGATGTCCAGATCGCCACTATCTATGAAGGTACAACCGGTATACAAGGCCTTGATTTTCTCGGCAGAAAACTTGGGATGAAAAAAGGAGCCGCCTTCAAGAGCTTGCTTGATGAAATCAACAAGACCATAGCAGTTGCCAAGGATATTCCGGAGATTAACGGTCTGGCAGTCAAGGTTGAAGAAGCCCTTGGCAAGTATCAGAATACCGTAATGGAGCTTGTCAAGGCTACCGCCTCTGAGAAAGTCCTTAACGCTTTTGCGCAGGCATGTCCTATTCTGGAAATAACCGGCGATCTCTGTATTGCCTGGATGTTGCTCTGGAGAGCCTCTATTGCAGCGCCAAAACTGGCCAAAATCCTCAAGAATCTGGATGAGGATAAGAAAAAAGAAAAAGTGGCAAAACACAAGGATGCACCCTTTTATCATGGTCAGGTCAAGACAGCCTCTTATTTTATAAATGACATTCTTCCGGTTGCCTGCGGTAAGATGGATGCGGTTAATACGCTTGATTCGGCTATAGCGGATATGACGGATTCAGCCTTTGGCGGGAAGTAA
- a CDS encoding FKBP-type peptidyl-prolyl cis-trans isomerase produces MKIKKKSIVILHYSLSNSEGKLLETTHNGPPAQFVCGTGLFMPGFEDELIGLKAGDKKTIIIGPEKGYGMVNENLVLKVHRSELPEVDIKVGGTLWRESSNGDKIPFKINGFLDDWVFLDGNHPWAGYELHYHVTILSVIDNGDLNIRVT; encoded by the coding sequence ATGAAGATTAAAAAAAAATCCATCGTAATACTACATTATTCCCTGTCAAATAGTGAAGGTAAATTGCTCGAAACAACCCACAACGGCCCGCCTGCCCAGTTTGTATGCGGCACAGGCCTCTTTATGCCTGGTTTTGAGGATGAGCTGATCGGCCTTAAAGCCGGAGATAAAAAAACTATTATTATCGGTCCTGAGAAGGGTTACGGTATGGTAAATGAAAATCTTGTATTGAAAGTTCACCGGAGTGAACTTCCTGAAGTAGATATAAAGGTGGGGGGCACATTATGGAGAGAATCCTCCAATGGCGATAAAATCCCTTTTAAAATCAACGGATTTCTTGATGATTGGGTTTTTCTTGACGGGAACCATCCTTGGGCAGGCTATGAACTCCACTATCATGTAACCATTTTATCCGTCATAGATAACGGGGATTTGAACATAAGAGTTACATAA
- a CDS encoding DNA-methyltransferase, whose protein sequence is MRYYISDNIIDFEQQNMVAESSVSPFYYDVTNKIKLYNLDTFSFFNNIPDNCVDLIFADPPYFLSSGGITCHSGKMQNVNKGEWDKSKKINEIHAYNKKWLSECQRILKKNATIWVCGTFHNIFSVGFALQELGFKILNNIVWEKKNPPPNLSKKYFVHASEHLIWASKTKSSKHIFNHDMLKMISNREPMKSVWRDIWKLPAVDRSEKVFGKHPTQKPEEIIKRAVVASSNIGDLVFDPFCGSGTTGVVCKKLSRSFVGIDNNAEYLDIAQKRLLAVTCRRKTKKVTYRDRDAHY, encoded by the coding sequence ATGAGATACTATATATCTGATAATATAATTGATTTTGAGCAACAAAATATGGTTGCGGAGAGTTCAGTTTCACCATTTTACTATGATGTAACAAACAAAATAAAGCTCTATAACTTAGACACATTCTCATTCTTTAATAACATACCTGATAATTGTGTGGATCTAATTTTTGCTGACCCCCCATACTTTTTATCTTCAGGCGGTATAACTTGTCATAGTGGAAAAATGCAAAATGTAAATAAAGGAGAATGGGATAAATCAAAAAAAATTAATGAAATTCATGCGTATAACAAAAAATGGTTATCCGAGTGTCAACGTATCTTGAAAAAGAATGCCACAATTTGGGTTTGTGGAACATTTCATAATATTTTTTCTGTTGGATTTGCTTTGCAAGAGTTGGGTTTTAAAATATTAAATAACATAGTTTGGGAAAAGAAAAATCCTCCGCCTAATTTAAGTAAAAAATATTTTGTTCATGCTTCTGAACATCTTATTTGGGCATCAAAAACAAAATCCTCTAAACATATATTTAATCATGATATGCTTAAAATGATTTCAAATAGAGAGCCAATGAAATCAGTATGGAGAGATATATGGAAATTGCCAGCAGTAGATCGTTCTGAAAAAGTATTCGGTAAACACCCGACACAAAAACCAGAAGAAATTATTAAGAGAGCTGTAGTTGCATCAAGTAATATTGGTGATTTGGTTTTTGATCCGTTTTGCGGCAGTGGTACAACAGGAGTTGTGTGTAAAAAATTAAGTAGAAGTTTTGTTGGTATTGATAATAATGCAGAATATTTGGATATAGCCCAGAAAAGATTATTGGCTGTAACTTGCAGAAGGAAAACAAAAAAAGTCACATATAGGGATAGGGACGCCCATTACTAA
- a CDS encoding HoxN/HupN/NixA family nickel/cobalt transporter, which yields MKKSITILVLLLLPIALLPFPPIPLASASNPFTVQPEKQHTAPGPAFKNKLFVKIITWQYQLKEKITYLIRQAKVTDSIRPLFFLIMAAFIYGVIHSAGPGHGKAITLSYVLSQQPSYKHGILFGNFIALFYGVSGIVFVLLIRVVLNASIINNLEHVTLITQIISYSIISCLGLGIFINT from the coding sequence ATGAAAAAATCTATCACCATTCTGGTTTTATTACTGCTTCCGATTGCATTACTCCCCTTTCCACCGATTCCTTTGGCAAGCGCCTCCAACCCGTTTACCGTACAACCGGAAAAACAGCATACCGCGCCCGGGCCTGCTTTTAAAAATAAACTTTTCGTCAAAATCATTACATGGCAATATCAGTTGAAAGAAAAAATAACATATCTAATTCGGCAAGCCAAAGTTACTGATAGTATCCGGCCATTATTTTTTCTTATTATGGCTGCATTTATTTATGGAGTAATCCATTCAGCCGGTCCAGGGCATGGCAAAGCCATAACCTTGTCATATGTATTATCTCAACAACCATCATATAAACATGGTATACTGTTCGGTAATTTCATAGCGCTGTTTTATGGCGTTTCAGGCATTGTTTTTGTACTTTTGATACGAGTTGTTCTAAACGCGAGTATCATAAATAATCTTGAACATGTTACACTCATAACCCAAATCATCAGTTACAGCATTATATCTTGTTTAGGTTTAGGAATTTTTATTAACACCTAA
- a CDS encoding MoaD/ThiS family protein: protein MSITMVLPGSLKKWMGNNSEAECEGATVLECVEFLENKFNGFKKNIVDENGNLRDEVLVFKNGTNIMNLEGPATSIVDGDDISVIPFAAGG from the coding sequence ATGAGCATTACGATGGTACTCCCCGGCTCTTTAAAAAAGTGGATGGGGAATAATTCCGAAGCCGAGTGCGAGGGCGCTACGGTGCTTGAGTGTGTTGAGTTTCTGGAAAACAAGTTTAACGGGTTTAAAAAAAATATTGTAGATGAAAACGGTAATCTAAGAGATGAGGTACTTGTATTTAAAAACGGAACCAATATTATGAATCTAGAAGGGCCGGCTACCTCTATTGTAGATGGAGACGATATCAGCGTAATACCATTTGCAGCAGGGGGTTAG
- a CDS encoding MBL fold metallo-hydrolase, translating to MELRITTISENTAMAGGLLSEWGLSILIETKNLNILFDTGQSISAAYNTDALGIDLSLTDKIVLSHGHFDHTGGLLDVLKKIGKKIQVLAHPDAWSPKYALFPAMGIPRYIGIPYKKEKLESLGADFILSKEPVWLTDHILITGEVPMRTEYEQIDQGLFVKHGDQFLPDQLLDDRSIILKTTKGLLVIAGCAHRGIINTLQYARELTGEERIYAVIGGIHLFRASIEQRERTIEAFKEMEIEKIGVSHCTGLEASSRFAHEFKEKFFFNNTGNILYQEKGADLHS from the coding sequence ATGGAGCTCCGCATAACTACGATCAGTGAAAACACAGCAATGGCAGGAGGCCTGCTAAGTGAATGGGGTTTGAGTATACTGATTGAAACAAAAAACCTGAATATACTCTTTGACACAGGGCAGTCTATTTCAGCGGCATATAACACGGATGCACTGGGGATTGACCTTTCTTTAACGGATAAAATTGTGCTGAGCCATGGTCATTTTGATCATACCGGCGGGCTCCTTGATGTTTTGAAAAAAATCGGCAAAAAGATACAGGTGTTAGCTCATCCCGATGCCTGGAGTCCTAAATACGCTCTTTTCCCTGCAATGGGTATCCCCAGGTATATCGGCATACCTTACAAAAAGGAAAAACTGGAAAGTTTAGGCGCAGATTTTATTTTAAGCAAGGAACCTGTTTGGCTTACCGACCATATTCTTATTACAGGTGAAGTCCCTATGAGAACAGAATATGAGCAGATCGATCAGGGCTTGTTTGTTAAGCATGGCGATCAGTTTTTGCCTGATCAACTTCTTGATGACAGATCTATTATCTTAAAGACCACAAAAGGTTTGCTGGTTATTGCCGGATGCGCTCATCGCGGGATAATAAACACTTTGCAATATGCTCGTGAACTTACAGGGGAAGAGCGGATTTATGCTGTAATAGGCGGGATTCATCTTTTTCGTGCTTCAATAGAACAGCGCGAAAGAACCATTGAAGCTTTTAAAGAGATGGAAATTGAAAAAATCGGCGTTTCCCATTGCACGGGACTGGAGGCATCATCTAGGTTCGCGCATGAATTTAAGGAAAAATTTTTCTTTAACAATACAGGTAACATATTGTATCAAGAGAAGGGGGCAGATCTTCATTCTTGA
- a CDS encoding MT-A70 family methyltransferase encodes MNASDDLLNFIGKRKFSTILADPPWQFQNRTGKMAPEHKRLSRYPTLKLQEIKDLPVEAIAEDRAHLYLWVPNALLAEGMQVMEHWGFKYKTNLIWYKIRKDGGPDRRGVGFYFRNVTEMILFGVRGKNIRTLQPGRSQENIISSRKREHSRKPDEQYDLIESCSWGPFLELFGRGTREGWTTWGNQAEEYSPDWETYSNHSQVAKVVPFTKVKTG; translated from the coding sequence ATGAATGCATCAGATGATTTATTAAACTTCATTGGTAAAAGAAAATTTTCAACAATACTTGCCGATCCACCGTGGCAGTTTCAAAATCGTACAGGTAAAATGGCGCCAGAGCATAAGAGATTGTCCCGTTACCCAACATTGAAATTACAAGAAATCAAAGATTTGCCTGTTGAGGCTATTGCAGAAGATAGAGCACACCTTTATCTGTGGGTTCCAAATGCACTTTTAGCAGAGGGTATGCAAGTTATGGAACATTGGGGATTCAAATATAAAACAAATCTTATTTGGTATAAGATCAGAAAAGATGGTGGCCCTGATAGAAGAGGAGTTGGTTTTTATTTTAGAAACGTGACTGAAATGATTCTCTTTGGTGTTCGTGGTAAAAATATCAGAACATTGCAACCGGGGAGAAGTCAAGAAAATATTATCTCTTCACGTAAAAGAGAGCACAGTAGAAAACCAGATGAACAATACGACTTAATAGAGTCTTGTAGTTGGGGTCCTTTTTTAGAGCTTTTTGGTAGAGGAACAAGAGAAGGGTGGACAACATGGGGTAATCAAGCAGAAGAATATTCACCTGATTGGGAAACCTATTCAAACCATTCTCAAGTAGCAAAAGTTGTTCCGTTTACGAAAGTTAAAACGGGGTGA
- a CDS encoding DUF1007 family protein, with protein sequence MNSIVPKKTNLIIISVISLTILSIFCGVSRSHPHVFIVNRIKIVFDDKGLAGFNIHWKFDEMFAGMIAGDYDKNQNGFLEKNEIVLIEKEAFSYLANYNYFTFIKIGEKPFKVKFIQNFSAILNNNKLSYKFFVPCHVTATNNFKNITVAVYDPSYYSAIFFAEKNPAALDNSEAFEVRTAIKEDESTSIYYDMINPWALFLNFRIKQ encoded by the coding sequence ATGAACAGCATTGTGCCAAAAAAAACAAACCTTATAATTATTTCCGTTATAAGCCTTACTATTCTATCAATATTCTGCGGTGTTTCCAGATCTCACCCGCATGTATTTATTGTTAATCGGATAAAAATTGTTTTTGATGATAAAGGGCTTGCAGGCTTTAATATTCATTGGAAATTTGATGAGATGTTTGCCGGTATGATCGCTGGTGATTATGATAAAAATCAAAATGGATTTTTAGAAAAAAATGAGATTGTGCTAATAGAAAAAGAGGCTTTTTCATATCTTGCCAACTACAACTACTTTACTTTTATAAAAATTGGCGAAAAACCTTTTAAGGTCAAATTTATTCAAAATTTTTCAGCTATTTTAAATAATAACAAGTTGAGTTACAAGTTTTTTGTGCCTTGCCATGTAACTGCCACAAATAATTTTAAAAATATTACTGTTGCCGTTTATGATCCATCTTATTATAGTGCTATTTTCTTTGCAGAAAAAAATCCGGCGGCATTAGATAATTCTGAAGCATTTGAAGTAAGAACTGCTATTAAAGAAGACGAATCAACATCAATATACTATGATATGATTAATCCTTGGGCCTTGTTTTTAAATTTTCGCATAAAGCAATGA
- a CDS encoding DUF4125 family protein, whose product MDENETLINRILKRELDMFLTVPTLQKASCQEDPEMFRIVRSSQFVSWSMETLESYLQDLKSAEKNKINLMTKKYARMDNLINKIKENPAMDEIVDIEIEWQKEMFEKFPCLMSSARALRSSEDTPSATSFETYLRGELETYSDTTLTFLLKDVKNYFEKNENMMMKNYLDMVKQLGYTSIEDAEETKRKEMSAAVS is encoded by the coding sequence ATGGATGAGAACGAGACCTTAATCAACAGAATATTAAAGAGAGAACTTGATATGTTCCTCACAGTTCCCACTCTGCAGAAAGCATCATGCCAGGAAGACCCGGAAATGTTCAGGATTGTCAGATCTTCACAGTTTGTTTCATGGTCCATGGAGACACTGGAAAGCTACCTGCAAGATCTTAAATCTGCCGAAAAGAACAAGATCAATCTCATGACAAAAAAATACGCAAGAATGGACAATCTCATAAATAAAATAAAAGAAAATCCTGCAATGGATGAAATTGTAGACATTGAAATTGAATGGCAAAAAGAAATGTTTGAAAAATTTCCCTGCCTCATGAGCAGTGCTCGTGCTTTGAGAAGTTCTGAGGATACACCTTCGGCGACCTCATTTGAAACATACCTGAGAGGTGAGTTGGAAACTTATTCCGACACGACGCTCACGTTTCTTCTTAAAGATGTTAAAAATTATTTTGAGAAAAATGAAAATATGATGATGAAAAATTATCTGGATATGGTAAAGCAGCTTGGATATACTTCTATTGAAGATGCGGAAGAGACGAAACGTAAAGAGATGAGTGCAGCGGTGTCATGA
- a CDS encoding GIY-YIG nuclease family protein: MSAGWDLFFFSNGFYAYVGSAMGGLTARINRHLRKEKKFHWHIDYLLKYSSIIDIITGENNDGSKYQCRIARILIKNLDCIKGFGCSDCKCSSHLFFSPKKKIILKHVLTAFNNA, translated from the coding sequence GTGTCGGCCGGCTGGGATCTTTTTTTTTTCAGCAATGGTTTTTATGCTTATGTAGGATCGGCAATGGGCGGGTTAACAGCCAGGATTAACCGTCATTTGCGAAAAGAAAAAAAATTCCACTGGCATATTGATTATTTATTAAAATATTCATCCATCATTGATATTATTACAGGCGAAAATAACGACGGATCAAAATATCAGTGCCGTATTGCCCGGATCCTGATAAAGAATCTTGATTGCATTAAGGGGTTTGGGTGCAGTGACTGTAAATGCAGCAGCCATCTTTTTTTTTCCCCTAAAAAAAAGATAATTCTCAAGCATGTTTTAACGGCATTTAATAATGCATAA
- a CDS encoding type II toxin-antitoxin system VapC family toxin has translation MPGTQPRIAVEAEAVLVILALCESNHLQFISSDALLFEINRIPDQERKDDALAIMKIAMETVGLTTKIESLARRFGALGLKPLDALHLVSASASKVDYFCTCDDKFLKKAKSFDGLNTKVVSPTELVMELEI, from the coding sequence GTGCCCGGCACACAACCAAGGATAGCTGTTGAGGCTGAAGCAGTACTCGTTATTCTCGCATTGTGTGAGTCAAATCATTTGCAGTTCATCTCGTCCGACGCGTTGCTATTCGAAATTAATCGCATTCCTGATCAGGAGCGTAAGGACGATGCTTTGGCAATTATGAAAATAGCAATGGAAACTGTTGGGTTGACAACAAAAATAGAATCTCTGGCCAGACGGTTTGGCGCTTTAGGCCTGAAACCGCTGGACGCTTTGCATTTGGTATCTGCATCCGCTTCAAAAGTTGATTATTTCTGTACGTGTGATGATAAATTTTTGAAAAAAGCTAAGAGCTTCGATGGATTAAATACCAAGGTGGTATCCCCCACCGAATTAGTGATGGAGTTAGAGATATGA